The following proteins are co-located in the Telopea speciosissima isolate NSW1024214 ecotype Mountain lineage chromosome 9, Tspe_v1, whole genome shotgun sequence genome:
- the LOC122639660 gene encoding splicing factor, suppressor of white-apricot homolog isoform X1: MDLEVLGRHALLFDDDATAAFVNSGDALVEWNSLLIDRYDVRHLLQHPPPPLKRRRHHPSSPTTSQTELDQERYLDLPPPSDDHDSSSLLESDNGAEPAVGGGYHSVAFSYGNPDISADKKNSAAGLGDSSFLPSFPVPESLLQSLPPSEKVHQIIARTAIFVSKHGGQSEIVLKVKQGDNPTFGFLMPDHHLHAYYRFLVDHVELLNSGADAKPVDEKKEDSVKNPTSDVAGGALSLLGSVYGSGEDEDGTLQCVSDSKEKEPGESLDADNATISHGSECAESSVGLSGIIGKALKPPLHAAKEKSLLSKRNRSVTANNSDVTCKKREGDVQSSSAVSMEKLQTSTLPNTSKVEHLIMEPPSHLKRMVDKIVEFILKNGKEFEAVLVEQDRKNGRFPFLLPSDQYHPYYLKVLQKAQESKFPGKCFSAPNNDTMGNVGGKKGGLSKDKNDALSKGSSVSDIPFDSQRKEKFKMVIGGSKKDAQDLPPKPKQQCGVSVDAAAAILLAATRGLKNPKLDILPKTSVDDSSLGLSGEVGPTSSFGSLSSSRGRSSTQKPIPNGDPSASLPIELSRTAGQSEKEGSRTSGVSVAKAIAKTAALAAASEADSSEASLTKEQKQKVERLKRAKMFAAMIKGGTAPCANDLLHRLSTEPPDSVYSGLQDSGCNASKLNNETLAPDTSNLSGEEVDHLAREREGSSVPVDANTSVRSKSERHDSDNDVKEKKSRRKYRLRSRRFEESDNESDGKDHKHKHKKHRSHHSSSHRKDDSKHRKRHSSPDYKESRRRHKHHSSSEDERKHRRRSEKHRSHSKREVEPENDIDSEVPAQTNTPRVNDSVSWAATLDSSKDPQEVSIPLATGKLSSDTTEVSDELRAKVRAMLLATM; this comes from the exons atggatCTGGAGGTCTTGGGACGCCATGCTCTTCTATTCGACGACGACGCGACCGCTGCTTTCGTGAACTCAGGTGACGCTCTCGTTGAATGGAACTCGCTTCTCATCGATCGATACGATGTCCGCCACCTCCTTCAacatcctcctcctcccctcAAGAGGCGTCGCcaccatccttcttctcctactacttcGCAAACCGAGCTCGATCAGGAGAGATACCTCGATCTACCTCCACCTTCTGATGACCATGATTCATCATCTCTTTTAG AATCAGATAATGGAGCAGAACCTGCAGTTGGTGGTGGTTATCATTCAGTTGCCTTTTCTTATGGAAACCCAGATATTTCTGCTGATAAAAAAAACTCTGCTGCTGGGTTGGGAGATTCCAGTTTTCTTCCATCTTTCCCAGTACCTGAAAGCCTACTTCAAAGCCTA CCCCCTTCAGAGAAAGTTCATCAGATCATCGCAAGAACTGCAATATTTGTCAGCAAACATGGGGGTCAATCAGAAATTGTCTTGAAGGTCAAACAGGGGGACAATCCAACATTTGGGTTTCTAATGCCCGACCATCATCTTCATGCATACTACAGGTTCCTTGTTGATCATGTGGAACTTCTGAATTCTGGTGCAGATGCTAAACCTGtagatgagaagaaagaagatagtGTGAAGAATCCCACAAGTGATGTTGCTGGTGGGGCATTATCCTTGCTTGGTTCTGTATATGGGTCTGGAGAAGACGAGGATGGTACACTCCAGTGTGTCTCAGATTCTAAAGAGAAGGAGCCTGGTGAATCCTTAGATGCTGATAATGCAACAATTTCTCATGGATCAGAATGTGCAGAATCTTCTGTTGGTTTATCTGGAATAATTGGGAAGGCTCTCAAGCCCCCGCTTCATGCTGCTAAAGAAAAGTCTCTCTTGTCAAAAAGAAATCGATCTGTGACTGCTAATAATTCTGATGTTACATGCAAGAAAAGAGAAGGTGATGTCCAGAGTTCATCTGCTGTGTCCATGGAGAAGCTTCAGACGTCAACTTTGCCAAACACATCTAAGGTTGAACATTTGATTATGGAGCCTCCGTCGCATTTAAAGAGGATGGTTGATAAAATAGTGGAGTTTATTCtgaaaaatgggaaagaatttgaAGCAGTGCTTGTAGAGCAAGATAGAAAAAATGGGAGATTTCCATTCCTTCTACCATCAGATCAATATCATCCTTATTATCTGAAAGTTCTTCAAAAAGCTCAGGAG TCTAAATTTCCTGGGAAGTGTTTTTCGGCTCCAAACAATGATACAATGGGAAATGTGGGGGGTAAAAAAGGTGGTCTGTCCAAAGACAAAAATGATGCATTATCCAAAGGATCTTCAGTTTCTGACATACCTTTTGATTCTCAGAGGAAAGAAAAGTTCAAAATGGTAATTGGTGGGTCAAAAAAGGATGCACAAGATCTGCCACCTAAACCTAAACAGCAGTGTGGAGTGAGTGTGGATGCTGCTGCAGCTATTCTTCTGGCAGCAACAAGAGGCCTGAAGAATCCCAAGTTAGATATTCTCCCCAAGACATCAGTGGATGACTCCAGTCTTGGCCTCAGTGGTGAGGTTGGGCCAACCTCAAGCTTTGGCAGTCTCTCCTCTTCTCGAGGTAGAAGCTCTACGCAGAAACCTATTCCTAATGGGGATCCCAGTGCTTCCCTGCCCATTGAGTTGTCTAGAACCGCTGGCCAGTCAGAAAAAGAGGGTAGCAGAACCAGTGGTGTATCAGTGGCTAAGGCGATTGCAAAGACGGCGGCCCTTGCAGCTGCCAGTGAAGCCGACTCTTCCGAAGCAAGCTTGACAAAGGAGCAGAAGCAGAAGGTGGAGAGGTTGAAGAGGGCAAAGATGTTCGCAGCCATGATAAAGGGTGGCACGGCACCTTGTGCAAATGATCTGCTGCACCGTTTATCTACTGAACCCCCTGATTCTGTGTATTCTGGCTTGCAGGATTCTGGTTGTAATGCTTCAAAACTGAACAATGAAACACTGGCTCCTGATACCTCAAATCTTTCAGGTGAGGAAGTGGATCATCTGGCCAGAGAACGAGAAGGTAGCTCTGTACCAGTAGATGCCAATACCTCTGTCAGATCGAAGTCTGAAAGACATGACTCTGATAATGAtgtcaaggaaaaaaaatcaaggaggAAGTACCGTTTGAGGTCCAGAAGGTTTGAAGAAAGTGATAATGAGAGTGATGGAAAGGATCATAAGCACAAACATAAGAAGCACCGTTCCCATCATTCTTCTTCCCACCGCAAAGATGATTCCAAGCACAGGAAAAGACATTCATCTCCAGATTACAAGGAATCTCGTCGTCGGCACAAGCATCATAGCTCATCTGAGGATGAGCGTAAGCATCGACGCAGATCTGAGAAGCATAGAAGTCACTCAAAAAGAGAAGTGGAACCTGAAAATGACATCGATTCAGAAGTCCCGGCTCAAACCAACACCCCGAGGGTTAATGACAGTGTGAGTTGGGCAGCTACGCTGGATTCATCAAAAGATCCTCAAGAGGTATCAATCCCATTGGCTACTGGCAAACTGTCTTCTGACACTACCGAAGTATCTGATGAGCTGAGAGCAAAAGTTCGGGCCATGTTGCTGGCAACTATGTGA
- the LOC122639660 gene encoding splicing factor, suppressor of white-apricot homolog isoform X2, giving the protein MDLEVLGRHALLFDDDATAAFVNSGDALVEWNSLLIDRYDVRHLLQHPPPPLKRRRHHPSSPTTSQTELDQERYLDLPPPSDDHDSSSLLDNGAEPAVGGGYHSVAFSYGNPDISADKKNSAAGLGDSSFLPSFPVPESLLQSLPPSEKVHQIIARTAIFVSKHGGQSEIVLKVKQGDNPTFGFLMPDHHLHAYYRFLVDHVELLNSGADAKPVDEKKEDSVKNPTSDVAGGALSLLGSVYGSGEDEDGTLQCVSDSKEKEPGESLDADNATISHGSECAESSVGLSGIIGKALKPPLHAAKEKSLLSKRNRSVTANNSDVTCKKREGDVQSSSAVSMEKLQTSTLPNTSKVEHLIMEPPSHLKRMVDKIVEFILKNGKEFEAVLVEQDRKNGRFPFLLPSDQYHPYYLKVLQKAQESKFPGKCFSAPNNDTMGNVGGKKGGLSKDKNDALSKGSSVSDIPFDSQRKEKFKMVIGGSKKDAQDLPPKPKQQCGVSVDAAAAILLAATRGLKNPKLDILPKTSVDDSSLGLSGEVGPTSSFGSLSSSRGRSSTQKPIPNGDPSASLPIELSRTAGQSEKEGSRTSGVSVAKAIAKTAALAAASEADSSEASLTKEQKQKVERLKRAKMFAAMIKGGTAPCANDLLHRLSTEPPDSVYSGLQDSGCNASKLNNETLAPDTSNLSGEEVDHLAREREGSSVPVDANTSVRSKSERHDSDNDVKEKKSRRKYRLRSRRFEESDNESDGKDHKHKHKKHRSHHSSSHRKDDSKHRKRHSSPDYKESRRRHKHHSSSEDERKHRRRSEKHRSHSKREVEPENDIDSEVPAQTNTPRVNDSVSWAATLDSSKDPQEVSIPLATGKLSSDTTEVSDELRAKVRAMLLATM; this is encoded by the exons atggatCTGGAGGTCTTGGGACGCCATGCTCTTCTATTCGACGACGACGCGACCGCTGCTTTCGTGAACTCAGGTGACGCTCTCGTTGAATGGAACTCGCTTCTCATCGATCGATACGATGTCCGCCACCTCCTTCAacatcctcctcctcccctcAAGAGGCGTCGCcaccatccttcttctcctactacttcGCAAACCGAGCTCGATCAGGAGAGATACCTCGATCTACCTCCACCTTCTGATGACCATGATTCATCATCTCTTTTAG ATAATGGAGCAGAACCTGCAGTTGGTGGTGGTTATCATTCAGTTGCCTTTTCTTATGGAAACCCAGATATTTCTGCTGATAAAAAAAACTCTGCTGCTGGGTTGGGAGATTCCAGTTTTCTTCCATCTTTCCCAGTACCTGAAAGCCTACTTCAAAGCCTA CCCCCTTCAGAGAAAGTTCATCAGATCATCGCAAGAACTGCAATATTTGTCAGCAAACATGGGGGTCAATCAGAAATTGTCTTGAAGGTCAAACAGGGGGACAATCCAACATTTGGGTTTCTAATGCCCGACCATCATCTTCATGCATACTACAGGTTCCTTGTTGATCATGTGGAACTTCTGAATTCTGGTGCAGATGCTAAACCTGtagatgagaagaaagaagatagtGTGAAGAATCCCACAAGTGATGTTGCTGGTGGGGCATTATCCTTGCTTGGTTCTGTATATGGGTCTGGAGAAGACGAGGATGGTACACTCCAGTGTGTCTCAGATTCTAAAGAGAAGGAGCCTGGTGAATCCTTAGATGCTGATAATGCAACAATTTCTCATGGATCAGAATGTGCAGAATCTTCTGTTGGTTTATCTGGAATAATTGGGAAGGCTCTCAAGCCCCCGCTTCATGCTGCTAAAGAAAAGTCTCTCTTGTCAAAAAGAAATCGATCTGTGACTGCTAATAATTCTGATGTTACATGCAAGAAAAGAGAAGGTGATGTCCAGAGTTCATCTGCTGTGTCCATGGAGAAGCTTCAGACGTCAACTTTGCCAAACACATCTAAGGTTGAACATTTGATTATGGAGCCTCCGTCGCATTTAAAGAGGATGGTTGATAAAATAGTGGAGTTTATTCtgaaaaatgggaaagaatttgaAGCAGTGCTTGTAGAGCAAGATAGAAAAAATGGGAGATTTCCATTCCTTCTACCATCAGATCAATATCATCCTTATTATCTGAAAGTTCTTCAAAAAGCTCAGGAG TCTAAATTTCCTGGGAAGTGTTTTTCGGCTCCAAACAATGATACAATGGGAAATGTGGGGGGTAAAAAAGGTGGTCTGTCCAAAGACAAAAATGATGCATTATCCAAAGGATCTTCAGTTTCTGACATACCTTTTGATTCTCAGAGGAAAGAAAAGTTCAAAATGGTAATTGGTGGGTCAAAAAAGGATGCACAAGATCTGCCACCTAAACCTAAACAGCAGTGTGGAGTGAGTGTGGATGCTGCTGCAGCTATTCTTCTGGCAGCAACAAGAGGCCTGAAGAATCCCAAGTTAGATATTCTCCCCAAGACATCAGTGGATGACTCCAGTCTTGGCCTCAGTGGTGAGGTTGGGCCAACCTCAAGCTTTGGCAGTCTCTCCTCTTCTCGAGGTAGAAGCTCTACGCAGAAACCTATTCCTAATGGGGATCCCAGTGCTTCCCTGCCCATTGAGTTGTCTAGAACCGCTGGCCAGTCAGAAAAAGAGGGTAGCAGAACCAGTGGTGTATCAGTGGCTAAGGCGATTGCAAAGACGGCGGCCCTTGCAGCTGCCAGTGAAGCCGACTCTTCCGAAGCAAGCTTGACAAAGGAGCAGAAGCAGAAGGTGGAGAGGTTGAAGAGGGCAAAGATGTTCGCAGCCATGATAAAGGGTGGCACGGCACCTTGTGCAAATGATCTGCTGCACCGTTTATCTACTGAACCCCCTGATTCTGTGTATTCTGGCTTGCAGGATTCTGGTTGTAATGCTTCAAAACTGAACAATGAAACACTGGCTCCTGATACCTCAAATCTTTCAGGTGAGGAAGTGGATCATCTGGCCAGAGAACGAGAAGGTAGCTCTGTACCAGTAGATGCCAATACCTCTGTCAGATCGAAGTCTGAAAGACATGACTCTGATAATGAtgtcaaggaaaaaaaatcaaggaggAAGTACCGTTTGAGGTCCAGAAGGTTTGAAGAAAGTGATAATGAGAGTGATGGAAAGGATCATAAGCACAAACATAAGAAGCACCGTTCCCATCATTCTTCTTCCCACCGCAAAGATGATTCCAAGCACAGGAAAAGACATTCATCTCCAGATTACAAGGAATCTCGTCGTCGGCACAAGCATCATAGCTCATCTGAGGATGAGCGTAAGCATCGACGCAGATCTGAGAAGCATAGAAGTCACTCAAAAAGAGAAGTGGAACCTGAAAATGACATCGATTCAGAAGTCCCGGCTCAAACCAACACCCCGAGGGTTAATGACAGTGTGAGTTGGGCAGCTACGCTGGATTCATCAAAAGATCCTCAAGAGGTATCAATCCCATTGGCTACTGGCAAACTGTCTTCTGACACTACCGAAGTATCTGATGAGCTGAGAGCAAAAGTTCGGGCCATGTTGCTGGCAACTATGTGA
- the LOC122639660 gene encoding splicing factor, suppressor of white-apricot homolog isoform X3, with protein MCHDQGTVQPPSEKVHQIIARTAIFVSKHGGQSEIVLKVKQGDNPTFGFLMPDHHLHAYYRFLVDHVELLNSGADAKPVDEKKEDSVKNPTSDVAGGALSLLGSVYGSGEDEDGTLQCVSDSKEKEPGESLDADNATISHGSECAESSVGLSGIIGKALKPPLHAAKEKSLLSKRNRSVTANNSDVTCKKREGDVQSSSAVSMEKLQTSTLPNTSKVEHLIMEPPSHLKRMVDKIVEFILKNGKEFEAVLVEQDRKNGRFPFLLPSDQYHPYYLKVLQKAQESKFPGKCFSAPNNDTMGNVGGKKGGLSKDKNDALSKGSSVSDIPFDSQRKEKFKMVIGGSKKDAQDLPPKPKQQCGVSVDAAAAILLAATRGLKNPKLDILPKTSVDDSSLGLSGEVGPTSSFGSLSSSRGRSSTQKPIPNGDPSASLPIELSRTAGQSEKEGSRTSGVSVAKAIAKTAALAAASEADSSEASLTKEQKQKVERLKRAKMFAAMIKGGTAPCANDLLHRLSTEPPDSVYSGLQDSGCNASKLNNETLAPDTSNLSGEEVDHLAREREGSSVPVDANTSVRSKSERHDSDNDVKEKKSRRKYRLRSRRFEESDNESDGKDHKHKHKKHRSHHSSSHRKDDSKHRKRHSSPDYKESRRRHKHHSSSEDERKHRRRSEKHRSHSKREVEPENDIDSEVPAQTNTPRVNDSVSWAATLDSSKDPQEVSIPLATGKLSSDTTEVSDELRAKVRAMLLATM; from the exons ATGTGTCATGACCAAGGGACCGTGCAG CCCCCTTCAGAGAAAGTTCATCAGATCATCGCAAGAACTGCAATATTTGTCAGCAAACATGGGGGTCAATCAGAAATTGTCTTGAAGGTCAAACAGGGGGACAATCCAACATTTGGGTTTCTAATGCCCGACCATCATCTTCATGCATACTACAGGTTCCTTGTTGATCATGTGGAACTTCTGAATTCTGGTGCAGATGCTAAACCTGtagatgagaagaaagaagatagtGTGAAGAATCCCACAAGTGATGTTGCTGGTGGGGCATTATCCTTGCTTGGTTCTGTATATGGGTCTGGAGAAGACGAGGATGGTACACTCCAGTGTGTCTCAGATTCTAAAGAGAAGGAGCCTGGTGAATCCTTAGATGCTGATAATGCAACAATTTCTCATGGATCAGAATGTGCAGAATCTTCTGTTGGTTTATCTGGAATAATTGGGAAGGCTCTCAAGCCCCCGCTTCATGCTGCTAAAGAAAAGTCTCTCTTGTCAAAAAGAAATCGATCTGTGACTGCTAATAATTCTGATGTTACATGCAAGAAAAGAGAAGGTGATGTCCAGAGTTCATCTGCTGTGTCCATGGAGAAGCTTCAGACGTCAACTTTGCCAAACACATCTAAGGTTGAACATTTGATTATGGAGCCTCCGTCGCATTTAAAGAGGATGGTTGATAAAATAGTGGAGTTTATTCtgaaaaatgggaaagaatttgaAGCAGTGCTTGTAGAGCAAGATAGAAAAAATGGGAGATTTCCATTCCTTCTACCATCAGATCAATATCATCCTTATTATCTGAAAGTTCTTCAAAAAGCTCAGGAG TCTAAATTTCCTGGGAAGTGTTTTTCGGCTCCAAACAATGATACAATGGGAAATGTGGGGGGTAAAAAAGGTGGTCTGTCCAAAGACAAAAATGATGCATTATCCAAAGGATCTTCAGTTTCTGACATACCTTTTGATTCTCAGAGGAAAGAAAAGTTCAAAATGGTAATTGGTGGGTCAAAAAAGGATGCACAAGATCTGCCACCTAAACCTAAACAGCAGTGTGGAGTGAGTGTGGATGCTGCTGCAGCTATTCTTCTGGCAGCAACAAGAGGCCTGAAGAATCCCAAGTTAGATATTCTCCCCAAGACATCAGTGGATGACTCCAGTCTTGGCCTCAGTGGTGAGGTTGGGCCAACCTCAAGCTTTGGCAGTCTCTCCTCTTCTCGAGGTAGAAGCTCTACGCAGAAACCTATTCCTAATGGGGATCCCAGTGCTTCCCTGCCCATTGAGTTGTCTAGAACCGCTGGCCAGTCAGAAAAAGAGGGTAGCAGAACCAGTGGTGTATCAGTGGCTAAGGCGATTGCAAAGACGGCGGCCCTTGCAGCTGCCAGTGAAGCCGACTCTTCCGAAGCAAGCTTGACAAAGGAGCAGAAGCAGAAGGTGGAGAGGTTGAAGAGGGCAAAGATGTTCGCAGCCATGATAAAGGGTGGCACGGCACCTTGTGCAAATGATCTGCTGCACCGTTTATCTACTGAACCCCCTGATTCTGTGTATTCTGGCTTGCAGGATTCTGGTTGTAATGCTTCAAAACTGAACAATGAAACACTGGCTCCTGATACCTCAAATCTTTCAGGTGAGGAAGTGGATCATCTGGCCAGAGAACGAGAAGGTAGCTCTGTACCAGTAGATGCCAATACCTCTGTCAGATCGAAGTCTGAAAGACATGACTCTGATAATGAtgtcaaggaaaaaaaatcaaggaggAAGTACCGTTTGAGGTCCAGAAGGTTTGAAGAAAGTGATAATGAGAGTGATGGAAAGGATCATAAGCACAAACATAAGAAGCACCGTTCCCATCATTCTTCTTCCCACCGCAAAGATGATTCCAAGCACAGGAAAAGACATTCATCTCCAGATTACAAGGAATCTCGTCGTCGGCACAAGCATCATAGCTCATCTGAGGATGAGCGTAAGCATCGACGCAGATCTGAGAAGCATAGAAGTCACTCAAAAAGAGAAGTGGAACCTGAAAATGACATCGATTCAGAAGTCCCGGCTCAAACCAACACCCCGAGGGTTAATGACAGTGTGAGTTGGGCAGCTACGCTGGATTCATCAAAAGATCCTCAAGAGGTATCAATCCCATTGGCTACTGGCAAACTGTCTTCTGACACTACCGAAGTATCTGATGAGCTGAGAGCAAAAGTTCGGGCCATGTTGCTGGCAACTATGTGA
- the LOC122639660 gene encoding splicing factor, suppressor of white-apricot homolog isoform X4, producing the protein MVIRICPPSEKVHQIIARTAIFVSKHGGQSEIVLKVKQGDNPTFGFLMPDHHLHAYYRFLVDHVELLNSGADAKPVDEKKEDSVKNPTSDVAGGALSLLGSVYGSGEDEDGTLQCVSDSKEKEPGESLDADNATISHGSECAESSVGLSGIIGKALKPPLHAAKEKSLLSKRNRSVTANNSDVTCKKREGDVQSSSAVSMEKLQTSTLPNTSKVEHLIMEPPSHLKRMVDKIVEFILKNGKEFEAVLVEQDRKNGRFPFLLPSDQYHPYYLKVLQKAQESKFPGKCFSAPNNDTMGNVGGKKGGLSKDKNDALSKGSSVSDIPFDSQRKEKFKMVIGGSKKDAQDLPPKPKQQCGVSVDAAAAILLAATRGLKNPKLDILPKTSVDDSSLGLSGEVGPTSSFGSLSSSRGRSSTQKPIPNGDPSASLPIELSRTAGQSEKEGSRTSGVSVAKAIAKTAALAAASEADSSEASLTKEQKQKVERLKRAKMFAAMIKGGTAPCANDLLHRLSTEPPDSVYSGLQDSGCNASKLNNETLAPDTSNLSGEEVDHLAREREGSSVPVDANTSVRSKSERHDSDNDVKEKKSRRKYRLRSRRFEESDNESDGKDHKHKHKKHRSHHSSSHRKDDSKHRKRHSSPDYKESRRRHKHHSSSEDERKHRRRSEKHRSHSKREVEPENDIDSEVPAQTNTPRVNDSVSWAATLDSSKDPQEVSIPLATGKLSSDTTEVSDELRAKVRAMLLATM; encoded by the exons ATGGTTATCAGAATATGT CCCCCTTCAGAGAAAGTTCATCAGATCATCGCAAGAACTGCAATATTTGTCAGCAAACATGGGGGTCAATCAGAAATTGTCTTGAAGGTCAAACAGGGGGACAATCCAACATTTGGGTTTCTAATGCCCGACCATCATCTTCATGCATACTACAGGTTCCTTGTTGATCATGTGGAACTTCTGAATTCTGGTGCAGATGCTAAACCTGtagatgagaagaaagaagatagtGTGAAGAATCCCACAAGTGATGTTGCTGGTGGGGCATTATCCTTGCTTGGTTCTGTATATGGGTCTGGAGAAGACGAGGATGGTACACTCCAGTGTGTCTCAGATTCTAAAGAGAAGGAGCCTGGTGAATCCTTAGATGCTGATAATGCAACAATTTCTCATGGATCAGAATGTGCAGAATCTTCTGTTGGTTTATCTGGAATAATTGGGAAGGCTCTCAAGCCCCCGCTTCATGCTGCTAAAGAAAAGTCTCTCTTGTCAAAAAGAAATCGATCTGTGACTGCTAATAATTCTGATGTTACATGCAAGAAAAGAGAAGGTGATGTCCAGAGTTCATCTGCTGTGTCCATGGAGAAGCTTCAGACGTCAACTTTGCCAAACACATCTAAGGTTGAACATTTGATTATGGAGCCTCCGTCGCATTTAAAGAGGATGGTTGATAAAATAGTGGAGTTTATTCtgaaaaatgggaaagaatttgaAGCAGTGCTTGTAGAGCAAGATAGAAAAAATGGGAGATTTCCATTCCTTCTACCATCAGATCAATATCATCCTTATTATCTGAAAGTTCTTCAAAAAGCTCAGGAG TCTAAATTTCCTGGGAAGTGTTTTTCGGCTCCAAACAATGATACAATGGGAAATGTGGGGGGTAAAAAAGGTGGTCTGTCCAAAGACAAAAATGATGCATTATCCAAAGGATCTTCAGTTTCTGACATACCTTTTGATTCTCAGAGGAAAGAAAAGTTCAAAATGGTAATTGGTGGGTCAAAAAAGGATGCACAAGATCTGCCACCTAAACCTAAACAGCAGTGTGGAGTGAGTGTGGATGCTGCTGCAGCTATTCTTCTGGCAGCAACAAGAGGCCTGAAGAATCCCAAGTTAGATATTCTCCCCAAGACATCAGTGGATGACTCCAGTCTTGGCCTCAGTGGTGAGGTTGGGCCAACCTCAAGCTTTGGCAGTCTCTCCTCTTCTCGAGGTAGAAGCTCTACGCAGAAACCTATTCCTAATGGGGATCCCAGTGCTTCCCTGCCCATTGAGTTGTCTAGAACCGCTGGCCAGTCAGAAAAAGAGGGTAGCAGAACCAGTGGTGTATCAGTGGCTAAGGCGATTGCAAAGACGGCGGCCCTTGCAGCTGCCAGTGAAGCCGACTCTTCCGAAGCAAGCTTGACAAAGGAGCAGAAGCAGAAGGTGGAGAGGTTGAAGAGGGCAAAGATGTTCGCAGCCATGATAAAGGGTGGCACGGCACCTTGTGCAAATGATCTGCTGCACCGTTTATCTACTGAACCCCCTGATTCTGTGTATTCTGGCTTGCAGGATTCTGGTTGTAATGCTTCAAAACTGAACAATGAAACACTGGCTCCTGATACCTCAAATCTTTCAGGTGAGGAAGTGGATCATCTGGCCAGAGAACGAGAAGGTAGCTCTGTACCAGTAGATGCCAATACCTCTGTCAGATCGAAGTCTGAAAGACATGACTCTGATAATGAtgtcaaggaaaaaaaatcaaggaggAAGTACCGTTTGAGGTCCAGAAGGTTTGAAGAAAGTGATAATGAGAGTGATGGAAAGGATCATAAGCACAAACATAAGAAGCACCGTTCCCATCATTCTTCTTCCCACCGCAAAGATGATTCCAAGCACAGGAAAAGACATTCATCTCCAGATTACAAGGAATCTCGTCGTCGGCACAAGCATCATAGCTCATCTGAGGATGAGCGTAAGCATCGACGCAGATCTGAGAAGCATAGAAGTCACTCAAAAAGAGAAGTGGAACCTGAAAATGACATCGATTCAGAAGTCCCGGCTCAAACCAACACCCCGAGGGTTAATGACAGTGTGAGTTGGGCAGCTACGCTGGATTCATCAAAAGATCCTCAAGAGGTATCAATCCCATTGGCTACTGGCAAACTGTCTTCTGACACTACCGAAGTATCTGATGAGCTGAGAGCAAAAGTTCGGGCCATGTTGCTGGCAACTATGTGA